The proteins below are encoded in one region of uncultured Desulfovibrio sp.:
- the yjgA gene encoding ribosome biogenesis factor YjgA: MARKQRYQWQNGAPAEAEAPPSRSEMKRRSTALQKMGEELAALSLTALDAMPLTPDLRQELHLLKRITDHEGRRRQMQFIGRLMREQDAPAIREALDALAAGHRADTALFHRAEQWRSRFLEETPPRLAALLDAFVDNCPAAAAQRDQLEDLIHAARQEQGAPHAHRALFRRIMDCLRG; encoded by the coding sequence ATGGCCAGGAAACAGCGTTATCAATGGCAGAACGGCGCCCCGGCAGAGGCGGAAGCCCCTCCCAGTCGTTCGGAAATGAAGCGGCGCAGCACGGCCCTGCAGAAGATGGGCGAGGAACTGGCCGCCCTGTCTCTTACTGCTCTGGACGCCATGCCCCTGACCCCGGACCTGCGCCAGGAACTGCACCTGCTCAAGCGCATCACCGATCATGAAGGCCGCCGCCGCCAGATGCAGTTCATTGGGCGGCTCATGCGCGAGCAGGACGCTCCGGCCATCCGGGAGGCACTGGATGCCCTGGCCGCGGGACACCGGGCCGATACGGCCCTGTTTCACCGGGCAGAGCAATGGCGCAGCCGCTTTCTTGAGGAAACGCCCCCGCGCCTTGCTGCCCTGCTGGATGCCTTTGTGGACAACTGCCCCGCCGCGGCTGCGCAGCGCGACCAGCTGGAGGACCTGATACACGCCGCCCGCCAGGAGCAGGGCGCCCCCCATGCCCATCGCGCCCTGTTTCGCCGCATCATGGACTGCCTGCGCGGCTGA
- a CDS encoding N-acetylmuramoyl-L-alanine amidase, protein MSRSRQSHPASAARVRSRAPLTPLRRLAPPLAFMCALMALVLLCYDAGYSALPPVEKRYADAKSRGESLLLDARRSQQREPWEKLAEEFSAIYQSDTDWPNRPAALYRSAESLEQLARRSFAGRDARRAVERYEELALRHADSRLADDALYRSALVHAELLRDRKGARAVLDRLLRQYPRGDMAGKAGSLRDRLTAAAEDSTTIAESGRTAATATEEPAAPSPRPAVTAAADPMRDYAAAKEDMAALQKDEQRACWREPWEKLEARFRAVHAARPADTIRAGALYRAAFCREALARCSHLGREYREAVAMYRQVAQEFPRSALADDALYQAAVLAAHRLDDVPLALELLTTQGRKYPHGDMTARGRELLAELDQTGHDSRRSSGRQAASRPELQMLSWDSVSKNSVRVVLELNGPARYETRLIRAGKDTPARLVLEVSDIDVVQDVRRGVKVNGSLLSNVQVRPHGRGARIELTFREVARFDTSLEENPYRIVVSVAAGKSRLPRMDAGGTDVAEAPSGQQAPARRVRSLQVCNMASQLGLTVRRVFIDAGHGGKDPGTSHNKVVERAITLDIAQRLGRLLQANGLEVSYSRTDNTSVGLAQRTQLANRRESDIFVSIHVNAHDNASARGFETYFLDFASNPEAARVAALENARSDRRLGNMQNMLADVMLNVRQDESRRLAGDIQRLTIFRLKRRGYTVRNNGTRSAPFHVLLGACMPAVLVEVGYCTNPDEATRLRSEKYRHAIAEGLAEGILAYRDRLSKRHTAHNALTDEQTGAM, encoded by the coding sequence ATGAGCCGCAGCCGTCAATCCCACCCGGCATCCGCCGCACGAGTCCGTTCCCGCGCCCCGCTGACGCCGCTGCGTCGTCTGGCGCCGCCGCTGGCCTTTATGTGTGCCCTCATGGCGCTGGTGCTGCTGTGCTACGATGCCGGCTACAGCGCGCTGCCGCCCGTGGAGAAACGCTATGCCGATGCCAAGAGCCGGGGGGAAAGCCTGCTGCTGGATGCGCGGCGTTCACAGCAGCGGGAGCCCTGGGAAAAACTGGCGGAGGAATTTTCGGCCATTTACCAGAGTGATACCGACTGGCCCAACCGTCCCGCAGCCTTGTATCGTTCGGCGGAGAGTCTGGAGCAGCTGGCGCGGCGTTCCTTTGCGGGCAGGGATGCCCGCCGGGCCGTGGAGCGTTACGAGGAACTTGCGCTGCGTCATGCCGACAGCCGACTGGCCGATGATGCCCTGTACCGGTCAGCGCTTGTGCATGCGGAACTGCTCCGGGACAGGAAGGGCGCACGGGCGGTCCTGGATCGCCTGCTGCGGCAGTATCCGCGTGGCGACATGGCGGGAAAGGCCGGCAGCCTGCGCGACAGGCTGACGGCAGCTGCGGAAGACAGCACAACTATAGCAGAGTCCGGCAGGACTGCCGCCACGGCGACGGAAGAACCTGCGGCGCCGTCTCCGCGTCCGGCGGTGACGGCCGCAGCAGACCCCATGCGCGACTATGCGGCAGCCAAGGAAGACATGGCGGCCCTGCAGAAGGACGAGCAGCGGGCCTGCTGGCGCGAACCCTGGGAAAAGCTGGAGGCACGCTTCCGTGCCGTGCATGCGGCCCGGCCTGCGGACACCATTCGTGCCGGTGCGCTGTATCGCGCGGCCTTCTGCCGCGAGGCGCTGGCGCGTTGTTCCCATCTCGGGCGCGAATATCGCGAGGCCGTGGCCATGTATCGGCAGGTGGCGCAGGAATTCCCGCGCAGCGCGCTGGCCGATGATGCCCTGTATCAGGCCGCCGTGCTGGCCGCGCACCGCCTTGACGATGTGCCGCTGGCCCTGGAGCTGCTGACCACTCAGGGCCGGAAGTATCCCCACGGCGACATGACCGCCAGGGGGCGGGAACTGCTGGCCGAGCTGGACCAGACCGGCCATGATAGCCGGCGATCTTCCGGTCGCCAGGCGGCTTCCCGGCCGGAATTGCAGATGCTGTCCTGGGATTCCGTGAGCAAGAACAGCGTGCGCGTGGTGCTGGAACTCAACGGTCCGGCCCGCTATGAAACGCGCCTCATCCGGGCGGGGAAAGATACGCCGGCCCGGTTGGTGCTGGAAGTGAGCGATATTGACGTGGTGCAGGATGTGCGCCGTGGTGTGAAGGTCAATGGCAGTCTGCTCAGCAATGTGCAGGTCCGGCCCCACGGACGCGGTGCGCGCATCGAGCTGACCTTCCGGGAGGTGGCCCGCTTCGATACCTCGCTGGAAGAAAACCCCTACCGCATCGTGGTCAGCGTGGCTGCCGGAAAAAGCCGCCTGCCGCGCATGGACGCGGGTGGCACCGACGTGGCCGAGGCCCCTTCCGGGCAGCAGGCGCCGGCGCGCCGGGTCCGCTCCCTGCAGGTCTGCAATATGGCCAGCCAGCTGGGACTCACGGTGCGGCGCGTCTTCATCGATGCCGGGCATGGTGGCAAGGATCCCGGCACGTCGCACAACAAGGTGGTGGAACGCGCCATTACCCTGGACATTGCCCAGCGCCTGGGGCGCCTGTTGCAGGCCAATGGCCTGGAGGTCAGCTACAGCCGCACCGACAATACCAGTGTGGGACTGGCCCAGCGTACCCAGCTGGCCAACCGCCGGGAAAGCGACATCTTTGTGTCCATTCATGTCAATGCGCATGACAATGCCTCGGCGCGCGGTTTTGAAACCTATTTTCTGGATTTTGCCAGCAATCCCGAAGCGGCCCGCGTGGCTGCCCTGGAAAATGCCCGCAGCGACCGCCGTCTGGGCAATATGCAGAACATGCTGGCCGATGTCATGCTTAATGTGCGGCAGGACGAGTCACGGCGTCTGGCCGGGGACATTCAGCGCCTGACCATTTTCCGGCTCAAGCGGCGCGGCTATACCGTGCGCAACAATGGCACGCGGTCCGCTCCCTTTCATGTGCTGCTGGGGGCCTGCATGCCTGCCGTGCTGGTGGAGGTGGGCTACTGTACCAATCCCGATGAGGCCACCCGCCTGCGCAGCGAGAAATACCGGCATGCCATTGCCGAGGGACTGGCCGAGGGCATCCTTGCCTATCGTGACCGGCTGTCCAAGCGGCATACGGCGCACAATGCGTTGACGGACGAGCAAACAGGTGCTATGTGA
- a CDS encoding heme-binding protein, with the protein MKRIIMLALGLLLLSSTAFANDVQKQLPGDLTLEEARTVIDAALVKARAQGVPMNIAVVDAGGNLKAFVRQDGAFLGSIDVSTKKAITARYFNMPTSALGAAAQPGKELFGIEATNDGLVIFGGGELLIRNNVIVGAIGVSGGSVAEDTNVAKAGAAAIK; encoded by the coding sequence ATGAAACGTATCATCATGCTGGCCCTGGGTCTTCTGCTGCTGTCTTCCACGGCCTTTGCCAACGATGTGCAGAAGCAGCTGCCCGGCGATCTCACGCTGGAAGAAGCGCGCACCGTCATTGATGCCGCGCTGGTCAAGGCCCGTGCGCAGGGCGTGCCCATGAACATTGCCGTGGTGGACGCCGGCGGCAACCTCAAGGCCTTTGTGCGCCAGGACGGCGCCTTCCTCGGCAGCATCGATGTTTCCACCAAGAAGGCCATCACGGCCCGCTACTTCAACATGCCCACCTCCGCGCTGGGTGCCGCCGCGCAGCCCGGCAAGGAACTGTTCGGCATTGAAGCCACCAACGACGGTCTGGTCATTTTCGGTGGCGGCGAGCTGCTCATCCGCAACAATGTCATTGTGGGCGCCATCGGCGTCAGCGGCGGCAGTGTGGCGGAAGATACCAACGTGGCCAAGGCCGGCGCCGCAGCCATCAAGTAG
- a CDS encoding class I SAM-dependent methyltransferase: MDWSYLKEHWVRGVSPRRQEDLWNREARNHARRPLPTAASSGFLQQLAQWQLPEEQASVLDIGCGAGGYALALAGRVRSVTGCDISPAMIQAARERAAALSCRNATFVCEDWATADVDAPPFRQGFDLVMARKTPAIADLDSFLKLLRCARRHCVWEGCVRRHNNLLEQVRPLVEGEDQRPAAAGGQDAQVAYIFSCLWQLGFCPRIAYREERWHWELPPDEAADWCLGRMALYREVPAQRAAVVRQAIRDMSNGQAMVMTMTDTAVTLYWDMRDRADAAGGTRPWKPFSLEGGAADRVQPGMAHPVHEVTGSGDRTEGGKSAAPED; encoded by the coding sequence ATGGACTGGTCATATCTGAAGGAACACTGGGTGCGCGGGGTATCGCCCCGCCGTCAGGAGGACCTCTGGAATCGCGAGGCCCGGAACCATGCCCGACGTCCGCTGCCGACGGCAGCGAGCAGCGGTTTCTTGCAGCAGCTGGCACAGTGGCAGCTGCCGGAGGAGCAGGCGTCGGTGCTGGACATCGGCTGTGGCGCCGGCGGCTATGCGCTGGCGCTGGCCGGGCGCGTACGCTCGGTAACGGGCTGCGATATTTCGCCGGCCATGATTCAGGCCGCCCGTGAGCGGGCCGCGGCCCTCTCGTGCCGCAATGCCACATTTGTGTGCGAGGACTGGGCCACGGCGGATGTGGACGCCCCGCCTTTCCGGCAGGGCTTTGATCTGGTCATGGCCCGCAAGACGCCGGCCATTGCCGATCTGGACAGTTTTCTGAAGCTGCTGCGCTGCGCACGGCGGCACTGCGTGTGGGAAGGCTGTGTCCGCCGGCACAACAATCTGCTGGAGCAGGTGCGTCCCCTGGTGGAAGGAGAGGACCAGCGCCCGGCCGCGGCAGGCGGGCAGGACGCCCAGGTCGCCTACATCTTCAGCTGTCTGTGGCAGCTGGGTTTCTGTCCGCGCATTGCCTATCGCGAGGAACGCTGGCACTGGGAGCTGCCGCCCGATGAGGCGGCGGACTGGTGCCTTGGGCGCATGGCCCTGTATCGGGAGGTGCCCGCGCAGCGGGCGGCGGTTGTGCGGCAGGCCATCCGGGACATGAGCAACGGGCAGGCCATGGTCATGACCATGACGGACACGGCCGTTACCCTGTACTGGGACATGCGTGACCGTGCGGACGCGGCCGGCGGCACTCGCCCCTGGAAGCCGTTTTCTCTGGAGGGCGGGGCAGCAGACCGGGTGCAGCCGGGCATGGCGCATCCCGTGCATGAGGTCACCGGCAGCGGCGACCGGACGGAAGGCGGGAAAAGCGCAGCACCAGAGGACTAG
- a CDS encoding glycosyltransferase: MRVALVHYWLVTMGGGEKVLEALCRLYPQADIFTHVVRPETLLPEFRRHALHTTFINALPYSQRLYQKYLPLMPLALEQLDLTGYDLVISSESGPAKGVITRPDALHVCYCHSPMRYLWDNWPVYLRNAGPATRALSRLLLPRLRQWDVLSAQRVDHVLANSRHVARRIRKYWRREAQVVHPPVDTETFTPRSAPGGEHFLCFGRLTAYKRVDLAVRVCTRMHLPLVVIGDGEMRRRLQAEAGPTVRFLGRQETDRVREVMARSRALLFPGEEDFGIVPVEAMSAGVPVIAYGRGGAAETVLPGQTGLLFAEQTEDALQAAIEEFLQREQDFDPQRLHAHASRFSTQHFLDAFAAQVEAGWQALRA; encoded by the coding sequence GTGCGCGTCGCGCTTGTTCACTACTGGCTCGTCACCATGGGGGGCGGGGAAAAGGTGCTGGAAGCCCTGTGCCGCCTCTATCCGCAGGCGGACATCTTCACGCATGTGGTCCGTCCGGAAACGCTGCTGCCGGAATTTCGGCGTCATGCCCTGCACACCACCTTCATCAACGCCCTGCCATACAGCCAGCGCCTCTACCAGAAGTATCTGCCGCTCATGCCGCTGGCACTGGAACAGCTGGATCTTACGGGCTACGATCTGGTCATTTCCAGTGAATCCGGCCCGGCCAAGGGGGTCATCACCCGGCCTGATGCCCTGCACGTCTGCTACTGTCACTCGCCCATGCGCTACCTCTGGGACAACTGGCCCGTCTACCTCCGGAATGCCGGCCCGGCGACGCGCGCCCTTTCCCGTTTGCTGCTGCCGCGTCTGCGGCAATGGGATGTGCTCAGTGCCCAGCGCGTGGATCACGTGCTGGCCAATTCGCGGCACGTGGCCCGGCGCATACGCAAATATTGGCGCCGCGAGGCCCAGGTGGTCCATCCGCCGGTGGATACGGAAACCTTCACACCCCGCAGCGCTCCCGGAGGGGAGCACTTTCTCTGCTTTGGCCGGCTCACCGCGTACAAGCGGGTGGATCTGGCCGTGCGCGTCTGCACGCGGATGCATCTGCCGCTGGTGGTCATCGGCGATGGCGAAATGCGCCGCCGGCTGCAAGCCGAGGCCGGACCGACGGTCCGCTTTCTGGGACGGCAGGAGACGGACAGGGTCCGCGAGGTCATGGCCCGCAGCCGCGCGCTGCTTTTTCCCGGCGAGGAGGACTTCGGCATCGTTCCGGTGGAGGCCATGTCCGCCGGCGTGCCGGTCATTGCCTACGGACGGGGAGGGGCGGCCGAGACCGTACTGCCCGGGCAGACGGGCCTGCTCTTTGCCGAACAGACCGAGGATGCCCTGCAGGCGGCCATAGAGGAATTCCTCCAGCGGGAGCAGGATTTTGATCCGCAGCGCCTGCATGCGCACGCCAGCAGGTTTTCCACACAGCACTTTCTGGACGCCTTTGCCGCACAGGTGGAAGCCGGCTGGCAGGCGTTGCGCGCCTGA
- a CDS encoding MogA/MoaB family molybdenum cofactor biosynthesis protein, which produces MNWKLSLRACSAGDSLPLAPAATGGPAGLPAHLLQDPALRDVPFLPVGTVFHQEDGPGLARVTGHVWLPACGDGHALRCPLLTALTDLPVGDVLLTPTKTGRSLAWITLSDKGSLGLRTDTSGPALAQMVAEALPLCHTQGFLLPDEPAPLRALLTELALGQGYDLILTSGGTGISPRDISPQTTAAVLDYPLPGFSVAMLTASLAVTPRAAISRAVAGVLGQSIIINLPGSLKAVRENLAAVLPALGHALDKLHGDPADCGG; this is translated from the coding sequence CGGCCTGCCGGCCCACCTTCTGCAGGACCCTGCCCTGCGTGACGTTCCCTTTCTGCCGGTGGGCACGGTTTTCCACCAGGAAGACGGCCCCGGGCTGGCGCGCGTCACCGGCCATGTCTGGCTGCCTGCCTGCGGCGACGGCCACGCCCTGCGCTGCCCCCTGCTCACCGCCCTCACGGATCTGCCCGTGGGCGACGTGCTGCTGACGCCGACCAAGACAGGGCGCAGCCTGGCCTGGATCACCCTGTCGGACAAGGGGTCCCTGGGCCTGCGCACGGATACCAGCGGCCCCGCCCTGGCCCAGATGGTGGCCGAGGCCCTGCCCCTCTGCCATACCCAGGGCTTTCTGCTGCCTGACGAACCGGCCCCCCTGCGCGCCCTGCTGACGGAACTGGCTCTGGGACAGGGCTATGACCTTATTCTGACCAGCGGCGGCACGGGCATCAGTCCGCGCGACATTTCGCCGCAGACCACGGCCGCCGTGCTGGACTACCCGCTGCCGGGCTTCAGCGTGGCCATGCTTACGGCCAGCCTGGCCGTGACGCCGCGCGCGGCCATTTCCCGTGCCGTGGCCGGCGTACTGGGGCAAAGCATCATCATCAACCTGCCGGGCAGCCTCAAGGCCGTCCGGGAAAACCTGGCCGCCGTTCTGCCTGCCCTTGGTCATGCCCTGGACAAGCTGCACGGCGATCCCGCCGACTGCGGAGGTTAA
- a CDS encoding 4-hydroxybenzoate octaprenyltransferase, with protein MSSCLHTAALFCRMVKIEHSIFALPWAWAGAVLAAGGMPPVLPVLFLTIAMVGIRSFAMGFNRIADLPFDRANPRTSGRPLVTGEITLGRAWLLCGISALVFVAACACINSICLWLSVPALLFAGAYSLLKRFTPLCHYWLGATLGLAPLAGWLSVSPQNLGLPAILLFFAVTLWVGAFDIYYAFQDLDFDTEAGLHSIPAAYGPDTALTIAGFSHIMTSIFLLLLGLAAGLSLVWYAFWLGISLLLLVEHRIMRSRDLSRVNMAFFTLNGIIAPLILVGVVLGLVL; from the coding sequence ATGTCATCCTGTCTGCATACGGCAGCGCTTTTCTGCCGCATGGTCAAAATCGAGCATTCCATCTTTGCCCTGCCCTGGGCCTGGGCCGGTGCCGTGCTTGCCGCCGGCGGCATGCCGCCCGTGCTGCCCGTGCTCTTCCTGACCATTGCCATGGTGGGCATCCGCTCCTTTGCCATGGGCTTCAACCGCATTGCGGACCTGCCCTTTGACCGCGCCAATCCGCGCACCAGCGGCCGCCCCCTGGTGACTGGAGAAATCACCCTGGGCCGGGCATGGCTGCTGTGCGGCATTTCGGCCCTGGTTTTCGTGGCGGCCTGCGCCTGCATCAACAGCATCTGCCTGTGGCTGTCCGTACCTGCCCTGCTCTTTGCCGGCGCCTACAGTCTGCTCAAGCGCTTCACGCCCCTGTGCCACTACTGGCTGGGCGCCACCCTGGGGCTTGCGCCGCTGGCCGGCTGGCTCAGCGTCTCCCCCCAGAATCTGGGCCTTCCGGCCATTCTGCTGTTCTTTGCCGTGACCCTGTGGGTGGGGGCCTTTGACATCTACTATGCCTTTCAGGACCTGGACTTTGATACGGAAGCCGGCCTGCATTCCATCCCCGCCGCCTACGGCCCGGACACGGCCCTGACCATTGCCGGCTTTTCGCATATCATGACCTCCATCTTCCTGCTGCTGCTGGGCCTGGCTGCCGGTCTTTCGCTGGTATGGTACGCCTTCTGGCTGGGCATTTCCCTGCTGCTGCTGGTGGAGCACCGCATCATGCGCAGCCGCGATCTGAGCCGTGTGAACATGGCCTTCTTCACCCTCAACGGCATCATTGCGCCCCTGATTCTGGTGGGGGTGGTGCTGGGGCTGGTGCTGTAA
- a CDS encoding OmpH family outer membrane protein, which translates to MRKVLFLSLALSLLLLGTAFAADTAAPLTTKIGVVDMQAVATQSEPAKAAKAQMEKKFGKEKEELEKQGEALKKKAESLKGPKVGDDKKLAFIKSKQELDQKTRNFMRKVEQEEVKLRQDMVTMVFNATYEVAKRKGYTFVVDITAGGVLYADQSMDLTADVLAEVNKIYKEKGAAK; encoded by the coding sequence ATGCGTAAAGTCCTTTTTCTGTCCCTTGCTCTCAGCCTTCTTCTGCTGGGTACGGCCTTTGCCGCTGACACTGCTGCACCGCTGACCACCAAGATCGGTGTGGTGGACATGCAGGCCGTGGCCACCCAGAGCGAACCGGCCAAGGCGGCCAAGGCCCAGATGGAAAAGAAGTTCGGCAAGGAAAAGGAAGAGCTGGAAAAACAGGGTGAAGCCCTGAAGAAAAAGGCCGAAAGCCTCAAGGGACCCAAGGTCGGCGATGACAAGAAGCTGGCCTTCATCAAGTCCAAGCAGGAACTGGACCAGAAGACCCGCAACTTCATGCGCAAGGTGGAGCAGGAAGAAGTGAAGCTGCGCCAGGACATGGTGACCATGGTCTTCAATGCCACCTATGAAGTGGCCAAGCGCAAGGGCTATACCTTTGTGGTGGACATCACCGCCGGTGGCGTGCTGTACGCTGATCAGTCCATGGACCTCACGGCCGACGTTCTGGCCGAAGTGAACAAGATTTACAAGGAAAAGGGCGCGGCCAAGTAG
- a CDS encoding DMT family protein, whose translation MNIPVPVMTVGLLLLSNVFMTFAWYGHLRYKSLALPIVILSSWGIALFEYMLQVPANRIGHGYFSAAELKTIQELISLTVFSVFSVFYLHESLRWNHLVGFGLIVLACWVIFKEW comes from the coding sequence ATGAATATCCCTGTTCCCGTAATGACCGTAGGCCTGCTGCTTCTTTCCAACGTCTTCATGACCTTTGCCTGGTACGGGCACCTGCGCTACAAGAGTCTGGCCCTGCCCATTGTCATTCTGTCCAGCTGGGGCATTGCCCTGTTTGAATACATGCTCCAGGTACCGGCCAATCGCATCGGGCACGGCTACTTCTCCGCCGCGGAGCTGAAAACCATCCAGGAACTCATCTCCCTGACGGTGTTCTCCGTTTTTTCCGTCTTCTATCTGCACGAATCCCTGCGCTGGAACCATCTTGTGGGCTTTGGCCTCATCGTGCTGGCCTGCTGGGTCATTTTCAAGGAGTGGTAA
- the fabZ gene encoding 3-hydroxyacyl-ACP dehydratase FabZ, whose product MSEESQTPITMDIQRILSILPHRYPFLLVDRVVECVPHSHIRAYKNVTMNEPFFQGHFPGVPIMPGVLILEALAQTGGLLAASGLGDLTDKLFLFTGLDGVKFRRQVVPGDRLDLECSNPRMKLRLCKMDARAYVDGKLAAEAQITAAIGDRPKA is encoded by the coding sequence ATGTCCGAAGAAAGCCAGACTCCCATTACCATGGACATACAGCGCATCCTCAGCATCTTGCCCCATCGCTATCCTTTTCTGCTGGTGGATCGCGTGGTGGAGTGCGTGCCCCATTCCCATATCCGCGCCTACAAGAATGTGACCATGAACGAGCCGTTCTTTCAGGGGCATTTCCCCGGTGTGCCCATCATGCCCGGTGTGCTCATTCTGGAGGCGCTGGCGCAGACCGGCGGCCTGCTGGCCGCATCCGGCCTGGGCGATCTGACGGACAAGCTCTTTCTGTTCACGGGGCTGGACGGGGTGAAGTTCCGGCGTCAGGTGGTGCCCGGCGACCGTCTGGACCTGGAATGCAGCAATCCGCGCATGAAGCTGCGCCTGTGCAAGATGGACGCCCGTGCCTATGTTGACGGCAAGCTGGCTGCCGAAGCGCAGATTACCGCCGCCATCGGCGACCGTCCGAAGGCCTGA
- a CDS encoding TSUP family transporter, producing the protein MISLGTIIICTGAALVAGFVDSIAGGGGLITLPALLLTNVPAHVALGSNKVSAALGTCMALGTFARSGLVLWRLALVGVVFCLGGSVVGSRLTFLFDNAILSKILVCLLPLGMLATLLPKKDLTHNVQVEHGLRLWLLTPLVCFCIGAYDGFYGPGTGSFLILALHFIVRVGLIQASATAKVLNLSSNSSAAVVFVLAGKVAWTLALPMAAGSILGNWLGSRTAIRVGPQAVRRFLTISLGLLFCTLLYEFFVVR; encoded by the coding sequence GTGATCAGCCTTGGCACCATCATCATCTGCACCGGTGCGGCGTTGGTGGCCGGTTTTGTCGACTCCATCGCCGGGGGTGGCGGCCTCATTACCCTGCCGGCCCTGCTGCTGACCAATGTGCCGGCCCATGTGGCCCTTGGATCCAACAAGGTCAGCGCCGCGCTGGGTACCTGCATGGCTCTGGGTACCTTTGCCCGCAGCGGACTGGTGCTCTGGCGCCTGGCCCTGGTGGGGGTGGTCTTTTGCCTGGGGGGATCGGTGGTCGGTTCCCGCCTGACCTTTCTTTTTGACAATGCCATCCTGAGCAAGATTCTTGTCTGCCTGCTGCCCCTGGGCATGCTGGCCACCCTGCTGCCCAAGAAGGACCTGACCCACAATGTGCAGGTGGAGCACGGCCTGCGTCTCTGGCTGCTCACGCCCCTGGTCTGCTTCTGCATCGGGGCCTATGACGGCTTTTATGGCCCCGGTACAGGCAGTTTCCTCATCCTTGCCCTGCACTTCATTGTGCGTGTGGGCCTGATTCAGGCCTCGGCCACGGCCAAGGTGCTCAACCTGTCCTCCAATTCCTCGGCGGCCGTGGTCTTTGTGCTGGCCGGCAAGGTCGCCTGGACGCTGGCCCTGCCCATGGCCGCAGGCTCCATCCTCGGCAACTGGCTGGGCAGCCGCACGGCCATCCGCGTGGGACCGCAGGCCGTGCGCCGCTTTCTCACCATCTCCCTGGGTCTGCTCTTCTGCACCCTGCTCTACGAATTCTTTGTGGTCCGCTAG